A stretch of DNA from Lycium ferocissimum isolate CSIRO_LF1 chromosome 4, AGI_CSIRO_Lferr_CH_V1, whole genome shotgun sequence:
ATTTCAACCCCCTTTTGGGACAGCTTTTCTGTTTTTTGGATTCACTTGCCTCTTTCCTCTAACAGTCTTAGGCACACTGCATCTTCCTACTTCGGTGGTATAACGGTAGGATTTGTGGATGGTGGCCACATCTTCAAGTTTAGAAGCTGGTTGAATAAAGTAGCTATATGTCTTCATATAGGTATCTCTAGAATACCTTGAGAAATGTAATCCATTGGGTTCAACCTCTTGTGGTGAAGAGCAGCAATTGCATGAGGACATGGGATGCCTTTTAACATCCATGCTCTACAAGAACAAGTTTGTCTAGGCAGATCCACAACATGTCTAAAATGACCTTCAACAACCTCATATCCTGTATCAGAATTCCATTCAATCTTGCATTTCATAGACCTTGCAAGCATGCTCTGTCGAACTTTCAATGCCATTGGAGAAAAGTCATGAATCCAACTGTCACAAAACTCCCTCATCTGTCCTATTCTCTTCATCATTTTGactcttatttcttcaagcataGTTATTACAGTTTTGTTGCGGCCAGTATCCAAGAGTTGAAACATTCAGCCATGTTGTTGTCTATAATGTCACACTTTGTGGTATATTTCATGTAAACCTTGCTCCACCTTTCAGGGTTGTAGTACATCAACTTATCAAGGCATTCTTCTCCCAACAGTTTCATGCAGTCTAAGTTCTCATTCAGCTGAGACTCAAAAGTTGAGTTTGCATACCTCCAGAAGCAATTCTTCCTCTCAAGGCCTCTGTATTTTTGGGACCAATTGGCTAAAACATGCCTAGCACACATTCTATGTTCAACATTGGGCGAGTTGCTCTGTTATGGCACTTTCAAGACCACGAGAGGAATAAAAAACAGGCAATTAGTAAAGTAAAAGAACATTAGGGTAAAGAGTTATGAAATGGAGTGAATTCAACacttaaatcttaccttctgcATATCTGTTATAACAGCCATGTCTGTCCCATCTCCCAGCTGAAGATCTTCCTTTAAAATTCTGATAAACCAAGTCCAATTGTGCTTGTTCTCAACCTCAACTACTGCCCAGGCCAGTGGCATCATCTGATTGTTTCCATCTTTACAAACAGCAACAAGTAATTGACCTTTTGAGATTCCCTTTAAAAAGCAACCATCCAAACCAATGCACTTCCTACAACCAGCTAAGTATGACTTCTTCATTGCATCAAAACATATGTAGAATCctctaaacattttttttccacCTTCAAATGTCTCATCACTAAGCCTAACTACACATGTACTACCTGGATTTGATCTTAACAACTCATCCCTATAATCTAAAATCCTCCCAAACTCCAAAACATGGTCACCCCTCAACTCAGCTAAAACCTTGTTTCTTGCTCTTCTACACACAGTTCTACCAACATAAAGATCCAACTCTTTCTTAATGAGCTGCTGCAACTCAAAAATCCTAATGTTTGGTTGTTCCTTTATTCTCTCATTATAGTGACTAGATAAGAATTTGGTATTGCAAAGCTTGTTCCTATTGGTAGGGTCACACATGTGAATTGGATTATAGGTCTTCACCACAAAGTTGTTAGTCCTAGAGTCAAGACTAGCAAATAAAAGCCAAGGACAACCCTCTACACACCTAACCCTTACCCTTGTAGGTTcattaatatatttttcaatgGCAACATGCTCATGGACTGCATACTTGTAAGTAGCAGTTCTAAATTCATTAACACTTTCAAATTGGAGGCCTGTTTCCCACACTATTTTCTTGGAGGTTTTATCAAACACAACTCTGTTTGTCAACTTCCTTCTTTTTGCTTTTACTCTTTGTTCAACTACTCCTTCATCATCATCAGATATGTCATCTGGATCAGTCTCAAAACTGGCAGCTTCATCTGAGGGGTAATAAGGCTCATCACCAGCTAACTTACCTTCCATGGTGTCTCTATTAGCACCTTCAGATTCATCATACCCCACATCTGGCCCTTTTGGTCCTGAACCTAACTTAACATGTTCAGGAACAGGAGCTCTTTCACccctcttcctttttttctttttccagctCTCTCTTCCTCCCTAAAACCCCTTAGCTCCTCATCTACATCACTCTCACTATGTACTTCTCCTTCATCAAACAATCCATCTAGGTATGAATCTAAATCACTACCAGTTTCAGAAAAAGTAGGGGCAGGATTTGATGCAAGCAGTAGTATTAGGGGCAGGATTTGGTTCAGTAGTAGTATTAGGGGCAGGATTTGATGCGACGACAGTAGTATTAGAAGCAAGATTTGATTCAGTATTGTCAACAGTTGGAGGAGTACAAGGGACAGAACTTGGAGAGTTAGGTTGGAGAGGGGCAGTATTTTGAGTTGGTTCAAAAGGAGGTTCATTGAATGGCTCTAAATCAGCATCAAATGCATCAAAAGATGGAACACCACTACCCCCAAAGTCTTGACCAGTCACTTTATCAAAAGAAACATCACTTTCCTCCTCCACATGGGTTACATATTCTAATAAGGGTGGGACCACTAGGGGCTCTTCAACCATGTGACACACAAAAGCCTCCAAAATATCCCCATCCCCCAAACATGCAGCAACTCGGGTTGTATCCCTATCACATTTGATTTCTACCAATACCACACTATCGACAAATTTAACATAAATGGTGCATTTATCAGGGTCATACCCTAATTCTTTCACACAATCAAGCAATTCAAAGTAACAAAATCTATCTAAATCCATACGTGTAAATTCAGTTACTTGTCCACCAACGTAGGGTTTTTTGCCAGTCGTTAAATTACCACCATGGTAAAATTGCAAAGTAATCAGTTCATAAGACATATTTCCACCTGAAAACAGTACAAATACTTCAATTTCATAGTCAATGaaatacacaacaaccaaatcgaCATTTACATTTTCAAGCATTTACCCAGTCATTTACACTGTAAATTTgcagaaaaattaaagacgcaaaaaaaaaccctagttctAATCGCACAATACAGAAACAAAATGAGACAATGGACTAACCTTTTAGTAGCACAGCCGATTTTTGTCCTCCAAACGTCAACAAAAAACCCAACTTGGAATCGTCCAAGTTCAGACAATCACCAACACTTCGATTAAAGGTTTACGatgaagaaaaactaaaaaagcGTATGAAATCCGACAATATTGAGCGGGTAAACtataaaaatatatgatttAGGACGAATATTGAACGATTTGTTGTTTGTCTTTGTCGTTTGATTTTCTACATTTGGGCGTCTGATGTGTGTGGGTTTGGGTGGGTTAGGGTGATGAAACGGGTTTGGGGGTGTTAAAATGGGTATGGGGGGTTAAAAATGGGTTTGGGTATTAAAATGGCTTAAttatgttaaatatattattatgacgtgattataaaataaattagttcatttaATACGTGGCTTCATCCTGGGGCGAGTGTTGCCCACGACATTCACTGATTGGGGGTTTTGGTCTGTCGAGGGGTAGTTTAATTCAGTTTTACTAAgttaaggtgtgtaataggtcgttagtatagtttaggtgtgatatcgacttttcgggtatagttcgggggggttttgatgtattttaccTATATATTATTCTCATGGTTCTTAGTATTATATTGTTACTTGTGTGCTGTGCGTTCTTTCTATATGTTCTATATGCAGtagtattaattatttaagtatTATTTGTTGCGGTCTCATGGAATAAAGTGAAAGGTCCAACGCtactttgtaatttttctttttagcttCATGATATCATATAGTAGTAGTAAATTAAATAAGAGAGTTGCAATTACATACTACATGCTCGATCGAGGGACTACCGCCCACTTTGCACCAGGCTTTGTTGCTCTGGTCCTTTTGCCGGAAATTGGAAATTAATTTGGAAAATGTCATTTTGGTGTACTTTGAAGAATCTAATGCGCGCGCAGGGGTGTGAATGGTACTGTTCGGgcagttattttataaaatttataccataccaatttttcggttatttgattttgtagaaccaaaattagacttttcgaaACCATCCCATCATCCTGGTTTCTCTTCGGTATCGGTATGGCTCggataatttttgttttttttagaaaaagaacatCATGCTATAGTCACTAGTAAAAGTTAAAGACACGATATCATACATGCTTCTATAGGACTTTAGCAAAAACTCTCTAGACATTTTTACTATTTAAAGGGTGATGAATCAAGAATACATGAAAGGTGACAAAAATAAAGATTGATCCCACTATTTTACGATAGTGTAAAACAATATTAAGCAAAGACAAAAAGTATAATTTAGATCGCACGACGGGGCAAAAATCAATCACGACGGGACTCAAAAATGGAGTCTACTAAGATTAGGTAACCaataagataaatttaaaatcaaacgAGAAGAAAGATACCTAATACTTTGTAGCTTTCTATCCAAGATCGTTGGAATATCTTGTAGCTTACAAGCTAGTTACTACTCAAGATGCTagaactaatttaatttcaatagaAGTAGTATAATAGGTTTGAGCGTTGGAACTTTAGGTGTTAAGTATGTTGCCGGCTTGTAGTTGTTTTCATCATCCCGAACCCGAggagaaaattttaatattttattatatttttatttaatatatagaatatattttacacatataaacttattcggtacggttcggtattttttcagtttatttttataaaatctaAAACCAACCTAATTGTTCACTAcggttataaatttatataaaaacagtcagttttattaaaaaaacttagAAATCGATTCGGTGCAGTACGGTTCAATTCGGTTATGTCGGTTTTTTAaaccatttgacacccctatgGGCGAGTATATTCCGAGTCCGGCGCTTAAATGACACTTATTTGAAGC
This window harbors:
- the LOC132054092 gene encoding uncharacterized protein LOC132054092, translated to MEGKLAGDEPYYPSDEAASFETDPDDISDDDEGVVEQRVKAKRRKLTNRVVFDKTSKKIVWETGLQFESVNEFRTATYKYAVHEHVAIEKYINEPTRVRVRCVEGCPWLLFASLDSRTNNFVVKTYNPIHMCDPTNRNKLCNTKFLSSHYNERIKEQPNIRIFELQQLIKKELDLYVGRTVCRRARNKVLAELRGDHVLEFGRILDYRDELLRSNPGSTCVVRLSDETFEGGKKMFRGFYICFDAMKKSYLAGCRKCIGLDGCFLKGISKGQLLVAVCKDGNNQMMPLAWAVVEVENKHNWTWFIRILKEDLQLGDGTDMAVITDMQKSNSPNVEHRMCARHVLANWSQKYRGLERKNCFWRYANSTFESQLNENLDCMKLLGEECLDKLMYYNPERWSKVYMKYTTKCDIIDNNMAECFNSWILAATKL